The sequence ATGCGTGATTAAGGAATCAGGTGACTCTTTCAAATACTTCACCTCTCCCTCTTTATCCCACTAGTATATATCAGAGTGAGTATTTTCATAATAACAATAGGATATTGGGTGTGGTATTTTCATCACCCTCATACTAATCAGTAATACAATAGTAATATCTGATCGGTCACAGAGCGATCAGTCTTATGTGGCGACGCCTCGAGCCCCCTAGCATGGCCAAAGACGCACTCGAGTGGGACCTCTTCGATCGAGCGCCGGACGATCGGGTGCAGGTGCTCGACGCCGATGGGACGGTCGTCGCACCCGATCTCGAGCCGGACCTCGAGGCGGAGACGCTGCGCTCGATGTACCGTGACATGCGGTTCTGTCGGCGGTTCGACGAACGGATGGTGAGTCTGCAGCGCCAGGGACGGCTGGGAACGTACGCACCGCTGGCCGGGCAGGAGGGCTCCCAGATCGGGTCGACCTACGCGCTGGCCGACGAGGACATGCTCTCGTTTCAGTACCGCGAACACGGGGCGGTCGCGACCCGCGGGATGCCCTGGGAGTACGTGCTCTACTGGATGGGCCACGAGCAGGGCAACGCCGCGATCGCGGATCTGAACGTCTTTCCGCTCAATATCTCGATCGGCGCGCACATCCCCCACGCAGTGGGCTGGTCGTGGGCCGCGACGCTTCGAGGCGACGAGTCGGTGAGCGTCGTCCACTTCGGCGACGGCGCGACCTCGGAGGGCGACGTCCACGAGGGGATGAACTTCGCGGGCGTCTTCGATACGCCGACGCTCTTCTTCTGTAACAACAATCAGTGGGCGATCTCGATACCACGAGAGCGACAGACCGCGAGCGCGACGATCGCCCAGAAGGCGACTGCCTACGGCTTCGACGGCGTTCAGGTCGACGGCATGGACCCGCTGGCGACCTACGTCGTCACGAAAGTCGCTCGCGAGAAGGCTCTTGCGGACGACGGCCGCCCGGCACCGACCCTGATCGAGGCGATCCAGTACCGCTACGGCGCCCACACGACCGCGGACGATCCGACAGCGTACCGCGACGAGGACGACCTCGAGCGCTGGCGCGACCGTGACCCGATCGATCGGTTCGAGGCCTACCTCCGCGAGCGGTCGATCCTCGACGACGCCGAAATCGCCACCATCGAAGACGAGATCGAGGCAGACCTCGAGGAGTTGATCACCGAGGCCGAAGCGGCCGAGGCCGACCCGGCGGCGATGTTCGCGGACGTCTACGAGGAACCGACGCCGCGACTCGAGGCCCAGCGCGCGTCGCTGGCCGACCTCCGGGAACGCCACGGTGACGACGAGTTACTCGATTACGAGTAATTCGGAAAATCGGACCAGACGATTCACCCCTGAGACGGTTAAAACGCGAACTGGAACAGGCACAGGTTGACGGGTGGTAAGTCCCGAGCGTCGGCACATGCAACTCGAGCAGCGGTCGCGGTCGGTCGAGTCCACCTGGAGTGGATCGGTGCCGACTGCGTTCGACGGTCGAATTCTCGGGCTCGTCGTGATCCTCGCCGGGTTCGCGGCGTCCCTGAACGTTCCCTACGGCGGCCTCCAGTTTGCGGTCGTCGCGTTCGCCCTCCTCGTCGCAATTGGCACGGTCGCACACGTCCTCGGTGAACGGCAGCTTCGACGGCTCACCGAGGGCCTCCTCGAGCACTGGCTCGAAGCTGGTGCACCGATCGAAGACGTCCAGCGGTCCTCGACGGGGCTGCGGACCGAGTGGACCGTCCTCACGCCCTCGGGGGAGGTGACGATCGGTGGCCTCGCGCTGGTTCCGATCGGACGGTTCGCGGTCGAGTGGAACGGCGTCGGCGACTCGGTCGAGGCAAGCGCGGCCACCGAACACCTCGATGTGCTGGCTGGCGACCTCTACGAGGAGATTTTCGAGATCGAGGCGGGCGTCCAGCGATAGGTCCCGGTCCCCGGTAGCGCGCTGACGAGTGGTTCGGTACCTGTCGGCAGCAAATCATTCTTCGGGTTGCAAAAATTATGCCTGATTATTGGTGATACTTGCCACAACCTTCATTTCCCTTAGTATGGTGGGTGATGACATGGCAATCGGCAAATATCGCGACTCACCCACCGAGATGGACGAACACGAGCGCAAGATCGCGGCCGCACAGTACCCCGAGGGCGGACTGGTACTCGGGATCGGCGTCGGCATCCTCGTGGCAGTAGTCACGCTCGAGCCATTGCTCGTGGTCACCCCGTTCGTCGGTGGCCTCCTCGGGTACGGTATCGGACGGCAGCTTCGGCGACAGAAGGTCGAGCGGATACGAACGCGTATCGCCGACGGCGGTAGTGAGTCCCGTGACTGAGGCCGAAACCGAGACGCTGTCCTCGAGCGTCGGTCTCGTCGGCGTCCTCGCGCTACTGGTCGGGAACGCCATCGCGGTGCCGATATTCGTCCTGCCGGGTCCGCTCGCTGGTGATGCGGGGCCGGCGATCGCACTGGCGATCGTGTTAGCCGCCATCCCGGCGAGTTTCGTCGTCCTGTACAACGCCTTGCTCGGGTCGGCGATGCCGGTCGCGGGTGGCCTGTACGTCTACATCTCGAGGCTCACTGCGCCGTTCTGGGGGTTTCTGGTACCGTTTACGATTCCGCTCGTCGCCTGGGCATCTTTGCTCATCACGGCGACCGGGTTCGCCGAGTACACGCGGATCTTCTTCGACGTCCCGTCGATGGTGCTCATCTACGTCCTCCTCGCGTTCGTGCTCCTGATCAACCTCGTCGGTCTCAGGGTCGTCGTTCAGGTGCAACTGATCTTTTTCGCCGGGCTCGTCGTCGCGCTGGCGACGTTCATCCTCCCGGGCGCGACAGCCGTCGAGACGGCGAACTACCAGCCGTTCTTCCCGGATTACGGCGCGTTCGCTCTGGCGGTCGTCGCACTTTTCTATCCGTTCCTCGGATTCGGCCTCCTGGTCGAACTTGGCGAGGAGATCGACGATCCTGGGCGGACGATTCCGCTGGTGCTCGGCCTCGGGATCGGATTCGTCGCCATCGTCTACGTCGCGCTCATCGCCGTGCTCGTCGGTGCCGTCCCGTACACGCAACTGGGGAGTGAAGCCGACCTCGCACTGGTCGCGGCGACGTTCCTCCCGTGGTGGGGACAGTACGTGGTCGCCTTCGGGGCTATCTTCGCCGTCGTCACGACCGTCAACACGACCCTGCTCGTGTTCTCTCGGACCCTGATGCGTGCGAGTCGCGACGGAATCTTTCCGCGCGCGTTTGCCGAGATCCACCCGCGGTTCCAGACGCCACACTACGCGATCGTCGTCCTCGGCATCCCGCCGTTCGTGCTGGTTCCGCTCGCCGACCAGATCGTCGGCCTCTCGACGTTCATCGGCCTCGCGAGCCTGACGGCGTACTTCTTCTGTGCGGTCGGGCTCTGGAACCTCCCGCGGGACTTTCCGGACCACTACGCGAACGCGCCGTTTCGCCTTCGGCGGTACCGCGGGCTCTTGCTCGCCGTCGCTGGCGGTGCGCTGGCGACCGGCTCGTTCTGGGTCATCACCCTCATGCAAGAGCCGATCGTCGGCGGCGTCCTCATCGGCTGGTTCGTCGTCGCCTACGGCTACTATCGGTATCGGCTTACGAAGGTCGACCCCGTCGAGACGTACCGAACGATGACCTCGCTCGACGCCCACGAACGCCGTCACGACGACGGTGACTAGTGGCGATCCAAGCCTGAACTGCGAGGTCGAACCGATCGGCGTCAGTCGGATCGACCTCGCAGTCGACGTTTGGAACGGTACTAGTACTCTGCCAAGCGTCGACTGCTGGGCCACATCGAGTGCGTTCGACCGCTTTCAGCATTGGCCTCCTCCCGCGCCTACAGACGCGTGTATGCGCCCGTACTATGTATCAACCGACGTCTCGAAAGGGAGTAACCGACTAACTCGGCACGAGGACCGGCCAGCGGAGGTCGACGCGAGGTTCCCGTCTGAACGGTAGGAGAGTTTTAATACGTGTGTGTTGTACCGGGCCATGGACCATGGCAACAACGTACACGCCATCGGAGATGATGGATCGGAACTCCCGCTCGAATCGGTACTATCGGAACGCCGTCGAGCGCCACTGGGACCCGGGTGAAATCGCCCTCGAGCAGGACGTCGAGAACCTGCTCGAGCACGTCGAGTCCACGCCGGGGTACGACCAGCAACGCTGGAAGGGAACGCTGTCGGGCATCGCGAAGTTCGGCGCGGGTGAGGACGCCGTGACCGAAGACCTCGCCCCGCTCGCGACGGTACTCGAGGACCTCGACGATCAGTTGTTCCTGACGACCCAGCTGTACGAGGAGGCAAAGCACGCCGACTTCTTCGACCGCTACTGGCGGGAGGTGATCTGGGCCGTCGAGGACGAACTCGGCTGGGAACGATCGAATCCGCGCGACGACGTCTGGTTCAACGAGCCGTACATCGAGCTGTTCGACCGAAACAAGAAGGCACAGTATCGGCTGCTCGAGGAAGACACCCCCGAGAACCGCGCGAAGGCGTACTGTCACTACCACCTCACTGTCGAGGGGATCCTCGCCCAGACGGGCTACTACGGGATGCAGACATCCTACGGGGGAGAGTTCGAGGAACTGCCGTACTTGCCGGGGCTCGTCGAGGGGTTTACGAAGATTCGCAGCGACGAGGGCCGCCACGTCGGCTTCGGGATGAACCAGCTCAAGAAGCTGATCAGGGAGGGCGTCGACCCCGAACTGATCGAAGACACCGTCGCCGAACTCATTCCGCTCGTCCAGGGCATCACCGAAGACGATCGGTTCCAGCCCGACGACGCCGAACCCGTCGGCCTCGAGGAGGGCGCACTCGCCGCCTACGCCGTCGAGAAGCACACCGACCGGATGCAACAGATCACCGACGCCGCAGCAGAGATTCCAGACGTCGACGAACTGGTGCGCCTCGAGGGCGACGACTGAGTGGAGAGCCCGTGATCCGAAAACACGCGTCGCTCACTCGAGTAACGCAGACCGTTTGATCTTCCCACTCGCGGTTTTCGGCAGTTCCTCGATGACCGTCACCTCGCGTGGGTACTCGTGTTTCGAGAGTTCCTCGCGGGCGAACGACTCGAGTTCGTCCGGCAGGTCAGCGGTGTCTCCGGCGTCGTCGACGACGGTGACGAACGCGGCGACGATCTCGCCGCGCGTTTCGTCGGGTTTGCCGACCACGGCAGCCTCCTCGACGGCGGGGTGGTCGATGAGCGTCTCCTCGACTTCTTCCGGGCCGATCCGATAACCGGCGGAGATGATGACGTTGTCAGCGCGACTGACGTACCAGAAGTAGCCGTCGTCGTCCTGACGTGCGAGGTCGCCCGTCCGGAGCCACGGCCCGGTGAACGTCTCGAGCGTCGCCTCCGGACGGCCCCAGTACGTACCGGTCGCGTCTTCGTCGCGCTTGATCGCGATTTCGCCGACCTCACCCTGTTCGACCTCCTCGCCGTCCTCGTCGAGGAGGGCGACCTCGACGCCCGGCGTGACCCGTCCCATGCTTCCGGGTTTGACCGCCCAGTCGTCGAACGCGTAGTTGCAGACGACCATTCCGCCTTCGGTCAGTCCGTACGCGTCCTGCGGGGGTGCGCCGAGGCCGTCCTCGCACCAGGCGACGGTATCTTCGTCCAGCGACTCGCCGGCGGAGACGAGCACCCGGAGGTCGATATCGTACGCGTCGAGGTCCATCCCGGCTGCACGGGCCTGTCGGAGCGCCGTCGGCGGGATCATCGCGTTGTCGACGTCCCACTCCTCGAGTGTCTCGAAGAAGGTGTGGGGATCGAACTGGCCGCGATAGCAGCCGATGGCCGTCCCGCGGATGCCGGACATGATCGTCCCCATGTTGAGGCCGTAGGACCACGACGGCGACGCGGCGACGAGGTAGACGTCGTCCGGGCGGAGGTCGACG is a genomic window of Natrarchaeobaculum aegyptiacum containing:
- a CDS encoding ribonucleoside-diphosphate reductase, which gives rise to MATTYTPSEMMDRNSRSNRYYRNAVERHWDPGEIALEQDVENLLEHVESTPGYDQQRWKGTLSGIAKFGAGEDAVTEDLAPLATVLEDLDDQLFLTTQLYEEAKHADFFDRYWREVIWAVEDELGWERSNPRDDVWFNEPYIELFDRNKKAQYRLLEEDTPENRAKAYCHYHLTVEGILAQTGYYGMQTSYGGEFEELPYLPGLVEGFTKIRSDEGRHVGFGMNQLKKLIREGVDPELIEDTVAELIPLVQGITEDDRFQPDDAEPVGLEEGALAAYAVEKHTDRMQQITDAAAEIPDVDELVRLEGDD
- a CDS encoding APC family permease codes for the protein MSPVTEAETETLSSSVGLVGVLALLVGNAIAVPIFVLPGPLAGDAGPAIALAIVLAAIPASFVVLYNALLGSAMPVAGGLYVYISRLTAPFWGFLVPFTIPLVAWASLLITATGFAEYTRIFFDVPSMVLIYVLLAFVLLINLVGLRVVVQVQLIFFAGLVVALATFILPGATAVETANYQPFFPDYGAFALAVVALFYPFLGFGLLVELGEEIDDPGRTIPLVLGLGIGFVAIVYVALIAVLVGAVPYTQLGSEADLALVAATFLPWWGQYVVAFGAIFAVVTTVNTTLLVFSRTLMRASRDGIFPRAFAEIHPRFQTPHYAIVVLGIPPFVLVPLADQIVGLSTFIGLASLTAYFFCAVGLWNLPRDFPDHYANAPFRLRRYRGLLLAVAGGALATGSFWVITLMQEPIVGGVLIGWFVVAYGYYRYRLTKVDPVETYRTMTSLDAHERRHDDGD
- the pdhA gene encoding pyruvate dehydrogenase (acetyl-transferring) E1 component subunit alpha yields the protein MAKDALEWDLFDRAPDDRVQVLDADGTVVAPDLEPDLEAETLRSMYRDMRFCRRFDERMVSLQRQGRLGTYAPLAGQEGSQIGSTYALADEDMLSFQYREHGAVATRGMPWEYVLYWMGHEQGNAAIADLNVFPLNISIGAHIPHAVGWSWAATLRGDESVSVVHFGDGATSEGDVHEGMNFAGVFDTPTLFFCNNNQWAISIPRERQTASATIAQKATAYGFDGVQVDGMDPLATYVVTKVAREKALADDGRPAPTLIEAIQYRYGAHTTADDPTAYRDEDDLERWRDRDPIDRFEAYLRERSILDDAEIATIEDEIEADLEELITEAEAAEADPAAMFADVYEEPTPRLEAQRASLADLRERHGDDELLDYE
- a CDS encoding acyl-CoA synthetase, producing the protein MAYGDIYEAVRDLHDPDRGWDVHAHVGDEESLNVADEALGRHADSDETGLRIRDFESGETETYTFAELATAANRVSNYLLEHTERGDRVGAMLPTTFELYAVVFGTVQAGRIYLPLAPVFGPDALNYRLEDSGTRLLLTTDDTCEAVDDSLSALERVVTLEGEATGATDQQVEGFDAIRERSSEFETVETNPNDPYTLTYTSGTTGQPKGVLSPHRGPIELYAYAEYVVDLRPDDVYLVAASPSWSYGLNMGTIMSGIRGTAIGCYRGQFDPHTFFETLEEWDVDNAMIPPTALRQARAAGMDLDAYDIDLRVLVSAGESLDEDTVAWCEDGLGAPPQDAYGLTEGGMVVCNYAFDDWAVKPGSMGRVTPGVEVALLDEDGEEVEQGEVGEIAIKRDEDATGTYWGRPEATLETFTGPWLRTGDLARQDDDGYFWYVSRADNVIISAGYRIGPEEVEETLIDHPAVEEAAVVGKPDETRGEIVAAFVTVVDDAGDTADLPDELESFAREELSKHEYPREVTVIEELPKTASGKIKRSALLE